A genomic region of Papaver somniferum cultivar HN1 chromosome 7, ASM357369v1, whole genome shotgun sequence contains the following coding sequences:
- the LOC113295090 gene encoding uncharacterized protein LOC113295090: protein MANDFFMHIIGDGESTFFLTDLWHPNGRLIEWVSRDVIDELCYSFDCTVVDFMDEEGWYFPDSVEDDLPQTIMKLKEVNCDKSVPDMIVWKPSSLGMYTMKDTYKTLAREKESILWTKLVWFSSHVLKHSFITWLSLHGRLKTRDKMVKWGLLQSANCVLCEVRKDEIAWCLNAFSGQGLVSRIKKLILNCFVYHVWRDRNSRIFTSKYSSVDQAGYTILYDVRLKFFTGGWGAILRTNSGEIVVAAKGGGPSISVNAHELQGVELGLIWPLS from the exons ATGGCTAATGATTTCTTTATGCATATAATTGGTGATGGGGAGAGCACTTTTTTTCTTACTGATTTGTGGCATCCTAATGGAAGGTTGATTGAATGGGTTAGTAGGGATGTTATCGATGAATTATGTTATAGTTTTGATTGTACGGTGGTTGACTTTATGGATGAGGAAGGGTGGTACTTTCCAGATAGTGTGGAAGATGATCTTCCTCAGACAATTATGAAACTGAAAGAAGTGAATTGTGATAAGTCTGTCCCTGATATGATTGTTTGGAAGCCAAGTTCCTTAGGAATGTATACTATGAAAGATACTTACAAGACCTTAGCTAGGGAAAAGGAATCTATTCTATGGACTAAACTTGTTTGGTTTTCTTCTCATGTTCTTAAACACTCTTTCATTACTTGGCTAAGTTTACATGGGAGACTTAAAACTAGAGATAAAATGGTCAAGTGGGGTTTATTGCAGTCTGCAAATTGTGTTCTCTGTGAGGTGAGGAAG GATGAGATCGCATGGTGTTTGAATGCTTTCAGTGGGCAAGGTCTTGTTTCTAGAATTAAAAAACTGATTCTGAATTGTTTTGTGTACCATGTGTGGAGGGACAGGAatagcagaatttttacaagtaagTACTCTTCTGTTGATCAAGCTGGTTACACTATTTTATATGATGTGAGACTCAAG TTCTTTACTGGTGGTTGGGGTGCTATTCTGAGAACTAATTCTGGTgaaattgttgttgctgccaagggaGGTGGTCCTTCCATTTCAGTTAACGCCCATGAGCTTCAAGGAGTGGAGCTAGGTTTAATCTGGCCATTGTCATAG